A genomic segment from Propioniciclava sp. MC1595 encodes:
- a CDS encoding DUF3000 domain-containing protein — MALGKPQSDLFDEAAASLLGMVWRPELTVEEIPAPQRIAPFAAAIAADVDSDEEEVGNGRLVLLHDPDGNPAWEGTFRCVTFARASVDPEMAADPLLAEVGWSWLQDALERRGADYAAPSGTVTAVSSKSFGSMEGDPDKAEVEIRASWTPVLTRGDEILTHVEAWQDLLCMVSGLPLLPDGVVPIPLHRTGRRRR; from the coding sequence GTGGCCCTGGGGAAACCGCAGTCAGACCTGTTCGACGAGGCAGCAGCCTCGCTCCTCGGCATGGTCTGGCGCCCCGAGCTGACCGTCGAGGAGATCCCGGCCCCCCAGCGCATCGCCCCGTTCGCCGCCGCCATCGCCGCCGACGTCGACTCCGACGAGGAGGAGGTCGGCAACGGACGCCTCGTGCTGCTGCACGACCCCGACGGCAACCCGGCGTGGGAGGGCACCTTCCGCTGCGTGACGTTCGCGCGCGCCAGCGTCGACCCCGAGATGGCCGCCGACCCGCTGCTGGCCGAGGTCGGCTGGTCGTGGCTGCAGGACGCGCTGGAGCGCCGCGGCGCCGACTACGCCGCACCCAGCGGCACCGTGACGGCCGTCTCGAGCAAGTCGTTCGGCTCGATGGAGGGCGACCCCGACAAGGCCGAGGTCGAGATCCGCGCGTCGTGGACGCCTGTGCTCACCCGCGGCGACGAGATCCTGACCCACGTCGAGGCCTGGCAGGACCTGCTGTGCATGGTGTCGGGCCTGCCGCTGCTGCCCGACGGCGTCGTCCCGATCCCCCTGCACCGCACGGGGCGGCGACGCCGGTGA
- the msrB gene encoding peptide-methionine (R)-S-oxide reductase MsrB, whose protein sequence is MTQTPKVDRTPQQWREVLTPFEFQVLREGGTERPGTGEYEHFSEPGTYACKGCGAELFTSEEKFASHCGWPSFYAPAGDDRIRYLRDDSLPGRPRIEVRCAACDSHLGHVFEGEGYETPTDLRYCINSICLVHQPPA, encoded by the coding sequence ATGACCCAGACGCCGAAGGTCGACCGCACGCCGCAGCAGTGGCGCGAGGTGCTGACCCCGTTCGAGTTCCAGGTCCTGCGCGAGGGCGGCACCGAGCGCCCGGGCACGGGCGAGTACGAGCACTTCAGCGAGCCCGGCACCTACGCGTGCAAGGGCTGCGGCGCCGAGCTGTTCACCAGCGAGGAGAAGTTCGCCTCCCACTGCGGGTGGCCCAGCTTCTACGCGCCGGCCGGCGACGACCGCATCCGGTACCTGCGCGACGACTCCCTGCCCGGACGCCCCCGCATCGAGGTGCGCTGCGCCGCGTGCGACAGCCACCTCGGCCACGTGTTCGAGGGCGAGGGCTACGAGACGCCCACCGACCTGCGCTACTGCATCAACTCCATCTGCCTGGTCCACCAGCCGCCGGCCTGA